In the bacterium genome, one interval contains:
- a CDS encoding TolC family protein: protein MLSWPARWIACVALGAMTMLPVAADAQTPPAPAQPPAPAPAPIPAVPPVPSVSGGTPLTLLDAVRRALEQNLQVRAAAIQVAISRAQVAQAEAGLLPTVTFGASYTDQTAPGSSHLGGIINIPSAGITGAPFTAILPGTTTPPWALKLNFQYPLYTGNALQDQLAITRANLRGQESAFTATAEQVVLAVRQAYYNLEQSEGQVAAAQRAVDASQENVRVTDARVRVGTSPQFDLLQAQVQLAQAQQNLTKAKAAAVAAEQQLAAVINVPISSPLNTTTPMGLPAPPADVEALVTQALRQRPEIAQAQAAIQAGQAAVDLAAAGLRPNISITGGPSIVTNDLTTNAPVGWAGTIQLTLAVFDGGLTRAKVEQARQQLALAHVQDAQTRQTVEEQVRAAYLNLQQAAEQLTSARIGLTAAQEALRIATVRFQAGVGTQLEVVTAVQNLEAADFAVVQATFQYNLALAQIDQAVGTQITF, encoded by the coding sequence ATGCTCAGTTGGCCTGCTCGTTGGATCGCGTGTGTCGCGCTCGGCGCGATGACCATGCTGCCGGTCGCCGCGGACGCCCAGACCCCGCCCGCCCCCGCACAGCCGCCCGCGCCGGCCCCGGCGCCGATCCCCGCGGTCCCGCCGGTGCCGTCCGTCTCCGGCGGCACGCCGCTCACGCTGCTCGACGCGGTGCGCCGGGCCCTCGAGCAGAATCTCCAGGTGCGCGCGGCGGCGATCCAGGTCGCGATCTCGCGGGCGCAGGTGGCTCAGGCGGAAGCGGGCCTCTTGCCGACGGTGACGTTTGGGGCCAGCTACACCGACCAAACCGCGCCCGGCAGTTCGCACCTCGGGGGCATCATCAACATCCCGAGCGCCGGGATCACGGGCGCCCCGTTCACGGCGATCCTCCCCGGCACGACGACGCCCCCCTGGGCGCTCAAGCTGAACTTCCAGTACCCGCTGTACACGGGCAACGCGCTCCAAGACCAGCTGGCGATCACGCGGGCCAACCTGCGCGGGCAGGAGAGCGCGTTCACGGCGACGGCGGAGCAGGTGGTGCTGGCGGTGCGGCAGGCGTACTACAACCTGGAGCAGAGCGAAGGACAGGTCGCCGCGGCGCAGCGGGCGGTGGACGCGTCGCAGGAAAACGTGCGCGTGACCGATGCGCGCGTGCGCGTGGGGACGTCCCCGCAGTTCGATCTGCTGCAGGCGCAGGTCCAGCTGGCGCAGGCGCAGCAGAACCTGACCAAGGCGAAGGCCGCGGCGGTGGCGGCCGAGCAGCAGCTGGCGGCGGTCATCAACGTGCCGATCTCCTCCCCGCTGAATACGACGACGCCGATGGGGCTCCCGGCGCCGCCGGCGGACGTGGAGGCGCTCGTGACCCAGGCGCTCCGGCAGCGGCCGGAGATCGCGCAGGCGCAGGCGGCGATCCAGGCCGGGCAGGCCGCGGTCGACCTGGCCGCGGCGGGGTTGCGGCCCAACATCAGCATCACGGGCGGCCCGTCAATCGTGACCAACGACCTGACGACCAACGCGCCGGTCGGGTGGGCCGGGACGATCCAGCTGACGCTCGCGGTCTTCGACGGCGGGCTGACCCGGGCCAAGGTCGAGCAGGCGCGGCAGCAGCTCGCGCTGGCGCACGTGCAGGACGCGCAGACGCGGCAGACGGTCGAGGAGCAGGTGCGCGCCGCCTACCTGAACCTCCAGCAGGCCGCGGAGCAGCTCACGTCGGCCCGCATCGGACTCACCGCGGCGCAGGAGGCCCTGCGCATTGCTACCGTGCGGTTCCAGGCCGGCGTCGGGACGCAGCTCGAGGTCGTGACGGCGGTGCAGAACCTCGAGGCCGCCGACTTCGCCGTCGTGCAGGCG
- a CDS encoding TetR/AcrR family transcriptional regulator: MVRLSSSAREARIGERRSQILRAALDVFSRRGFHGATIREIATTAGLAEGTIYLYFPSKQELLRGVIVLVAEDGPPPAPEAFGPGADRAFLSAFVRNRVETLARHAAFIRLVVHEADLHEDLRRELFRRLHDPFVGRFRPYLEARIAAGAFRPVNIEVAASICARMVMSYVMTHHVLDVAQPRHDDDEYLGEMVTLILQGLEARPSSPDSASGTSKEE, from the coding sequence ATGGTACGCTTGAGCTCGAGCGCGCGTGAGGCGCGCATCGGTGAGCGGCGGTCCCAAATTCTGCGGGCGGCGCTCGACGTGTTCAGTCGGCGGGGCTTTCACGGGGCGACGATTCGCGAGATCGCCACCACCGCCGGGCTGGCCGAGGGAACGATCTACCTCTACTTCCCGAGCAAGCAGGAGCTGCTTCGGGGCGTGATCGTCCTGGTCGCCGAAGACGGCCCGCCACCGGCCCCCGAGGCCTTCGGACCGGGCGCCGATCGGGCGTTTCTGAGCGCGTTTGTCCGGAACCGTGTGGAGACGCTGGCGAGGCACGCGGCGTTCATCCGGCTGGTCGTGCACGAGGCCGATTTGCACGAGGATCTGCGCCGGGAGTTGTTCAGGCGGTTGCACGATCCGTTCGTCGGCCGGTTTCGCCCGTACCTTGAAGCCCGCATCGCCGCCGGGGCATTCCGGCCGGTCAATATCGAGGTCGCCGCCTCGATCTGCGCCCGCATGGTGATGAGTTATGTCATGACACACCACGTTCTCGACGTGGCCCAACCGCGACACGACGATGACGAGTACCTCGGCGAGATGGTCACGCTGATCCTTCAAGGACTCGAGGCGCGGCCGTCGTCGCCGGATTCGGCATCAGGCACTTCGAAGGAGGAGTGA